A section of the Candidatus Hydrogenedens sp. genome encodes:
- a CDS encoding SUF system NifU family Fe-S cluster assembly protein has protein sequence MSSASRALYEKVLLDHAKSPRNYGEPDTYDKKIEGYNPLCGDHFIFYLKCNGNIIEKVHFTGQGCAISKASASLLTTFLEKQPADKAVEMIENFLELLKTSPDTPVDEEQWGKLAAIAGVREFPIRIKCASLAWHSLLNILKGTENTITTE, from the coding sequence ATGAGTTCTGCTTCGCGTGCTTTATACGAAAAGGTATTACTTGACCATGCTAAAAGCCCCAGGAATTATGGCGAACCCGATACTTATGATAAAAAAATAGAGGGCTATAATCCTTTATGTGGCGACCACTTTATTTTCTATTTAAAATGTAATGGAAATATAATTGAAAAGGTACATTTCACAGGACAGGGATGTGCCATTTCAAAGGCATCGGCATCTTTGCTTACTACTTTTCTTGAAAAACAACCGGCCGATAAAGCCGTAGAAATGATTGAGAATTTTCTTGAATTATTAAAAACATCACCAGATACCCCTGTGGATGAAGAACAATGGGGAAAACTTGCCGCTATTGCAGGGGTTCGCGAATTTCCTATTCGTATAAAATGTGCTTCATTAGCGTGGCATTCCCTGCTCAATATTTTAAAGGGAACTGAAAATACAATCACTACCGAATAG